In Actinoplanes lobatus, the DNA window CCGACCGGTTCGAGGGCGGGCGCCCGTTCCAGGACGGTCACCTCCCAGCCGCGCCGCCGGAGGGCCACCCCGGCCGCCAGCCCACCGATTCCGGCTCCGATCACCACCGCACGCATGCGCCAGATCCTCGCATCCGCGCTGATCAGAAGCATCCGCGCCGATCAGAGTCGTCCGCGCTGATCAGCAGGATCCACTCTGATCGGGGGGAGACTGATGGCATGGACGAGTACGCATGGTCCTACCCGGTTCCGGGGTTGCGGCCGTGGATCGGGCACTACACCGGCTACCGGCAGCGTGGGGTGGCGCCGGCCCTGCACCGGGGGCTGCCGTCGCCGTACCTGACGCTGATCTTCACGCTGGACGATCCGCTGGTGGTGGCCGCGCACCCGGATCCGTGTCAGGCGCCGGGCCGGTACCGGTCGCTGGCCGGTGGGCTGCACCTGGCGCCCGCGCTGATCACCCACGACGGCCGGCAGTCCGGGGTGCAGGTGGCGCTTCGTCCGCTGGGCTGCCGGGCGCTGCTCGGGCTGCCTGCGGCCGAGCTGGCCAACCTCGACGTGGACGCGGCCGCGGTGCTCGGTGACCGGTTCGTCGCCGAGACGCGGGACCGGCTGCGGTCCGCGCCGGACTGGCCGGCCCGGTTCGGGGTGCTCGACGCCATGCTGGGCGGGCTGGCCCGGGCGGACGACGGGCCGCCCCGGGTGGGGTACGCGGTACGCCGTCTGCTCGGCGGCGGGCCGGTCAGTGTGGCCGGGCTGGCCGGTGAGGTCGGCTGGAGCCCGCGGTACCTGACCGACCGGATCCATGCCGAGCTGGGGATCCGGCCGAAGGAGGCGGCCCGGGTGGCGCGTTTCGACCGGGCGCGGCGGGCGATCCGGCCCGGGGTGCGGCTCGCCGACGTGGCGGCCACGCACGGGTACGCCGACCAGTCGCATCTGGTCCGGGACTTCCGGGCGTTCGCCGGGTGCGCGCCGTCGCGGTGGCTGGCCGACGAGTTCGGTTTCGTCCAAGCGCTGCC includes these proteins:
- a CDS encoding helix-turn-helix domain-containing protein, whose protein sequence is MDEYAWSYPVPGLRPWIGHYTGYRQRGVAPALHRGLPSPYLTLIFTLDDPLVVAAHPDPCQAPGRYRSLAGGLHLAPALITHDGRQSGVQVALRPLGCRALLGLPAAELANLDVDAAAVLGDRFVAETRDRLRSAPDWPARFGVLDAMLGGLARADDGPPRVGYAVRRLLGGGPVSVAGLAGEVGWSPRYLTDRIHAELGIRPKEAARVARFDRARRAIRPGVRLADVAATHGYADQSHLVRDFRAFAGCAPSRWLADEFGFVQALPPPDADDGVHD